The region TGGGCGGCCTCGGCGGGCTGTTCGGCTGATGTACGAGGGGCCGGTCCAGGACTTGATCGACGAGCTCGGCAGGCTGCCGGGCGTCGGTCCCAAGAGCGCCCAGCGCATCGCCTTCCACCTGCTCGCGGCGGACCCGGCCGACATCGGCCGGCTCCAGGACGCCTTGCAGAAGGTCAAGGACGGGGTGGTGTTCTGCGACGTGTGCGGCAACGTCTCGGCCGAGGCGACCTGCCGCATCTGCCGCGACCCGCGCCGCGACCTGACCCTGATCTGCGTGGTCGAGGAGCCGAAGGACGTGCTGGCGGTCGAGCGGACCCGCGAGTTCAAGGGCCGCTACCACGTGCTGGGCGGCGCGCTGGACCCGCTGTCCGGGGTGGGGCCCGACCAGCTGCGGATCCGGCAGCTGCTGACCCGGATCGGCACGGACGTCAACGAGATCATCATCGCCACCGACCCGAACACCGAGGGCGAGGCGACCGCGACCTACCTGGTGCGGATGCTGCGCGACTTCCCCGGCCTGACCGTGACGCGGCTCGCGTCCGGGCTGCCGATGGGCGGCGACCTGGAGTTCGCGGACGAGCTCACCCTCGGCCGGGCGCTGTCCGGCCGGCGCAGCATGTGAGGCTGGTCGCGGTCGACGGGCCGTCCGGGTCGGGCAAGTCGACCTACTCGGCGGAGCTGGCCGCCGGGCTCGGCGCGGTCCTGGTGCCCACCGACCACTTCGCGACCTGGGACGACCCGGTGTCGTGGTGGCCGCGCCTGCTCTCCGGCGTGCTCGAACCGCTCTGGGCGGGCCGCCCGGCGCGCTACCGGCGCATGGACTGGTCGGCGGGGTGGCCCCGGCTCGGCGACGAGGTGACCTTCGACGTGCCGGGAGTCCTGGTGCTGGAAGGGGTCTCGGCGGCCCGCCGGTCGATCGCCGACCGGCTGGACGAGGCCGTCTGGGTCGAGCACCCGGACCCGGAGCAGCGGCTGGCGCGGGCGGTGGCGAGGGACGGCGAGCGCAGCCGCGCCCACCTCGTGCGCTGGCAGGCGTTCGAACGGGGCTGGTTCGCGGTGGACGGCACCCGCGCCCGCGCCGACCGGGTCGTCACGACCGGCTGAGCCCCTCCAGCGACGCCCGCACCGGGCCGGCCTCCGGCGAGCCGATCGCGGTGAACCACTCCAGCGCGGTGCTCCAGTGGCCGCGCGCGGTCTCCCGGTCGCCGGTGGCCGCCGCCGCGTCGCCCGCCAGGTGCTCGGCCCGCGCCTGGACGAACCGCTGGCCGGTGCCGCGGCTGAGGTCCAGCGACCGCTTGGCGAAGTCCACCGCCTGCGCCACGTCGCCCAGGTCCAGCCAGACCCGGCCGACCAGCGCCAGCGCGCCGACCTCGGCCAGCCGCAGCCGGTACCGGACGGCGCCGTCGAGCGCTTGGTTCGCCGAGTACTTGGCCTCGTCCGGCCGGCCCGCCGCGCGGTGCGCGTGGGCCAGGCCCTGGCGGGCCGCGCACAGGCCCCACGGGTAGCCGGTCTCCTCGGCGATCCGCAGCGCCTCGGTGTGCCGCTGCACGGCCTCCTCGGTGCGCCCCACGCCGTGCATGGCCTCGCCGAGCGCGTTCTTCGCGTCGCACACGCCCTTGAGGTTGCCCAGCTTCTCCGCCATCGCCAGCGCCCGGGACGCCTCGGAGATCGCGTCCGCGTACCGCCCGCGCATCACGTAGGTGTGCGCGAGGCCCTCGTGCGGGATGTGGGCGAAGCCGCGCGCGCCGACCCGCTCGTACAGCTCGCCGGCCCGCTCGTGCAGTTCGGCGGCGCGCTCGGGCTGGCCCTGGAACAGGTACACCTCGGCCAGCGACCGGTAGCTGTCGGCCTGGGTGATCCACACGCCGAGCCGGTTGCCGACCTCCAGCGACTGCTCGAACGACGACATCGCCCGGTCGAGCTGGCCGAGCTGGAGGTAGACGCCGCCCAGGTTGATGTGCGCGATGCCCTCCTGTTGCAGCGCCCCGATCTCGCGGGTGATCACCAGCGCCCGCTCCAGGCAGTCCGCCGCGGTCTCCAGCTCGCCCAGGTCGACGTAGACGCCACCGAGGTTGATCAGCACCCCGGCCTCGGCGATCGGCGCGGCCCCGGTGCGCTGCTGGATCGGGATGGCGCGGCGGAAGTAGTCGACGGCGACCCGGTGCTGGCCGATCACCCAGTACAGGGTGCCCAGCGAGGCCAGCATCGCGACCTCGCCGACCGGGTCCCCGATCGCCTGCGCCACCGAGAGCCCGGCCTTGGCGGTGGCCAGCCACTCCACCGGCAGGCCCTGCGAGTAGAAGTAGCGGCGCAGCGCGTCGGCGAGCTGCCAGCAGTCGGTGTCGGGCTGCCGGTCGGCGGCGTGCAGCACCAGGGCGACCAGGTTCGCCCGCTCGGCGTCCAGCCAGGCCAGCGCCTCGGCGGGGGTGGAGAACAGCCGGGGGGTCACGCCGGTCACCGTCGACTCGCGCGGCAGCCGCAGCATGCTCGCCTTGACGGCCTCGGTCGCGTTGTCCACCGAGCGGATCGACCAGTCCAGCAGCCGGCGGTGCGCGAGGTCGCTCTCGGCCGGCCCGTCGTCGAAGGCCAGCCGCTCGGCCGCGTAGTCCCGCAGCAGGTCGTGGAACTGGTAGCGGCCGGGCGCGTGGTTGTCGACCAGGTTCGCGGTGGCCAGCCGGTCGAGCCGGCGCCGGGCGTCCTGGGTGGTCAGCCCGCCCAGCGCCGCCGCCACGTCCGGCGTGATGTCGCCGGGCGCCAGGCTCAGCAGCCGGAACAGCGTGGCCAGCTCGGGTTTGAGCGCGGTGTAGGACAGGTCGAAGGCGGCGTGCACGGCGGCCCGCTCGTCGCCCTCCACGGCCAGCGCGGCGAGCCGGTTGCCCGCCCGCAGCTCCTCCACGTAGGAGGCGATGGTGGTCTCCGGCCGGGACAGCAGGTTCGCCGCCGCGATCCGCAGCGCCAGCGGCAGGTGCGCGCACAGCTCGGCCAGCTCGACCGCCGCCTCGGCCTGCCGGGCCACCGCCTCCTCGCCGAGCATCCCGGCCAGCAGCGCCCGGGTCTCCTCGCGGTCGAGCACGTCGAGCCGCACGTTGGACGCGGCGTGGCTGACCGCCAGCCCGCGCAGGGTGTCCCGGCTGGTCACCAGGACCGCGCAGCCCGGCGAGCCGGGCAGCAGCGGCCGGATCTGCTCGGCGTTGGCCGCGTTGTCCAGCACCAGCAGCACCTGCTGGTCGGTGAGCCGGGAGCGGAACATCGCCTCCTGCTCGTCCTGGTCCAGCGGCACGGACTCCGGCGGCACGCCCTGCGCGCGCAGGAACCTCGGCAGCACGTCCACCGCGTTGAGCGGCGGGCCCTGGGCGTAGCCGCGCAGGTTCACGTAGAGCTGCCCGTCCGGGAAGTGCCGGCGCATCTTGTGCGCCGCGTGCACGGCCAGCGCGGTCTTGCCCACGCCCGGCGGCCCGGCCAGCGTCACCACCGGCACGCCCTGCGCGGTGCGCAGCAGCGCCTCGATCAGCTGCACGGCCTGCTCGCGCCCGACGAAGTCGCCGATGTCGGCGGGCAGCTGCGAGGGCACCACCCGGTCGCGCTGGGCGGGGGCGGCCGACCCGAGGTCCAGCGCCGGCGCGCCGGCCAGCACCTGCTGGTGCACGCGGCGCAGCTCGTCGCCGGGGTCGATGCCCAGCTCCTCGGCCAGCAGCCCGCCGACCTTGCGGTACGCGCCCAGCGCGTCGGCCTGCCGGCCGGACCGGTACAGCGCCACCATGAGCTGGGACCAGAGCCGTTCGCGCAGCGGGTGCTCGCCGGTCAGCCGGTACAGCTCGGGCACCAGCTCGGCGTGCCGGCCCAGCTCCAGGTCGACCTCGACGCGGCGCTCCTCGGC is a window of Saccharothrix espanaensis DSM 44229 DNA encoding:
- the recR gene encoding recombination mediator RecR; protein product: MYEGPVQDLIDELGRLPGVGPKSAQRIAFHLLAADPADIGRLQDALQKVKDGVVFCDVCGNVSAEATCRICRDPRRDLTLICVVEEPKDVLAVERTREFKGRYHVLGGALDPLSGVGPDQLRIRQLLTRIGTDVNEIIIATDPNTEGEATATYLVRMLRDFPGLTVTRLASGLPMGGDLEFADELTLGRALSGRRSM
- a CDS encoding uridine kinase family protein, translated to MRLVAVDGPSGSGKSTYSAELAAGLGAVLVPTDHFATWDDPVSWWPRLLSGVLEPLWAGRPARYRRMDWSAGWPRLGDEVTFDVPGVLVLEGVSAARRSIADRLDEAVWVEHPDPEQRLARAVARDGERSRAHLVRWQAFERGWFAVDGTRARADRVVTTG
- a CDS encoding AfsR/SARP family transcriptional regulator, translating into MGPQVEFRVLGPLQVLVDGEQVVVRAGRQRSLLVSLLMRAGSSVSVDELAEHIWGADPPARARGTLQTYVMRLRQVLGPAVPIRTVPDAYLIDVDERTIDVVRFEQLVEEGEQERSAGRLESASAIFTAALGLWRGPAMVDVPSEVLHRDEVARLGERRLHAEERRVEVDLELGRHAELVPELYRLTGEHPLRERLWSQLMVALYRSGRQADALGAYRKVGGLLAEELGIDPGDELRRVHQQVLAGAPALDLGSAAPAQRDRVVPSQLPADIGDFVGREQAVQLIEALLRTAQGVPVVTLAGPPGVGKTALAVHAAHKMRRHFPDGQLYVNLRGYAQGPPLNAVDVLPRFLRAQGVPPESVPLDQDEQEAMFRSRLTDQQVLLVLDNAANAEQIRPLLPGSPGCAVLVTSRDTLRGLAVSHAASNVRLDVLDREETRALLAGMLGEEAVARQAEAAVELAELCAHLPLALRIAAANLLSRPETTIASYVEELRAGNRLAALAVEGDERAAVHAAFDLSYTALKPELATLFRLLSLAPGDITPDVAAALGGLTTQDARRRLDRLATANLVDNHAPGRYQFHDLLRDYAAERLAFDDGPAESDLAHRRLLDWSIRSVDNATEAVKASMLRLPRESTVTGVTPRLFSTPAEALAWLDAERANLVALVLHAADRQPDTDCWQLADALRRYFYSQGLPVEWLATAKAGLSVAQAIGDPVGEVAMLASLGTLYWVIGQHRVAVDYFRRAIPIQQRTGAAPIAEAGVLINLGGVYVDLGELETAADCLERALVITREIGALQQEGIAHINLGGVYLQLGQLDRAMSSFEQSLEVGNRLGVWITQADSYRSLAEVYLFQGQPERAAELHERAGELYERVGARGFAHIPHEGLAHTYVMRGRYADAISEASRALAMAEKLGNLKGVCDAKNALGEAMHGVGRTEEAVQRHTEALRIAEETGYPWGLCAARQGLAHAHRAAGRPDEAKYSANQALDGAVRYRLRLAEVGALALVGRVWLDLGDVAQAVDFAKRSLDLSRGTGQRFVQARAEHLAGDAAAATGDRETARGHWSTALEWFTAIGSPEAGPVRASLEGLSRS